One Prosthecodimorpha staleyi DNA window includes the following coding sequences:
- a CDS encoding MFS transporter, protein MALRIRTVPLIVASALFMEHLDSTIIATALPVMADDLGVPTIALNLAITAYLISMAVFIPASGWMADRFGARRVFVSAIGVFMAGSVLCGLAPSMTVLILGRLLQGLGGAMMVPVGRLVMLRTVPKDDLVAAMAWLTVPALIGPVIGPPLGGLIATYASWRWIFWINVPIGFAGIALALAFLPAIREEERTPFDTTGFLLSAVGLATGVFAFETLGRDIVPLPVSLGLAGAAGLILWAYVRRARGIAQPIIDVGLLRIPTFRIAVTGGSLFRIGIGALPFLLPLQIQIGFGHSALESGLTTFIAAAAAMMMKFAAATIIGRFGFRSTLIVNSALGGLMTASIALIGVGTPLGLMMVLLFVGGFFRSLNFTAINAIAYADIEPHQMSRATSLTSMAQQISLSAGVAVAAMILHMVTAAGAEPDAGRISLALAAVGIASGLSALIFAQLRPGAGASLQGGRRAAAEPDGQA, encoded by the coding sequence ATGGCCCTGCGCATTCGGACCGTCCCGTTGATCGTGGCGTCCGCCCTGTTCATGGAACATCTCGATTCGACCATCATCGCCACCGCCCTGCCGGTGATGGCGGACGATCTGGGCGTTCCCACCATCGCCCTCAATCTGGCGATCACCGCCTATCTGATCAGCATGGCGGTGTTCATCCCCGCCTCCGGCTGGATGGCCGACCGCTTCGGCGCCCGCCGGGTCTTCGTTTCGGCGATCGGCGTCTTCATGGCCGGGTCGGTTCTGTGCGGCCTGGCGCCGTCCATGACGGTCCTGATCCTCGGCCGGCTGCTGCAGGGGCTCGGCGGCGCCATGATGGTGCCTGTCGGACGGCTGGTCATGCTGCGCACCGTGCCCAAGGACGATCTGGTCGCCGCCATGGCGTGGCTGACCGTACCGGCGCTGATCGGCCCGGTGATTGGTCCGCCCCTCGGCGGCCTGATCGCCACCTATGCGTCCTGGCGCTGGATTTTCTGGATCAACGTGCCGATCGGCTTCGCCGGCATCGCGCTGGCGCTCGCCTTCCTGCCGGCGATCCGGGAGGAGGAACGGACCCCGTTCGACACCACGGGATTCCTCCTCTCGGCGGTCGGGCTGGCCACCGGCGTGTTCGCCTTCGAAACCCTCGGCCGCGATATCGTGCCGCTGCCGGTTTCCCTGGGCCTGGCCGGCGCCGCCGGCCTGATCCTGTGGGCCTATGTGCGTCGCGCCCGCGGCATCGCCCAGCCGATCATCGATGTCGGCCTTCTGCGCATCCCGACCTTTCGCATCGCGGTCACGGGCGGCTCGCTGTTCCGGATCGGCATCGGAGCCCTGCCATTCCTGCTGCCGCTTCAGATCCAGATCGGCTTCGGCCATTCGGCGCTCGAATCCGGCCTGACCACCTTCATCGCCGCCGCCGCCGCGATGATGATGAAATTCGCCGCCGCGACGATCATCGGGCGTTTCGGCTTCCGCTCGACCCTGATCGTCAATTCCGCTCTCGGCGGCCTGATGACCGCCAGCATCGCCCTGATCGGGGTCGGCACGCCGCTCGGACTGATGATGGTGCTGCTGTTCGTCGGCGGCTTCTTCCGCTCGCTCAACTTCACCGCCATCAACGCCATCGCCTATGCGGATATCGAGCCGCACCAGATGAGCCGGGCGACCTCGCTGACCAGCATGGCCCAGCAGATCTCGCTCTCCGCGGGCGTCGCCGTCGCAGCCATGATTCTCCACATGGTGACCGCCGCCGGCGCGGAACCGGATGCCGGGCGCATCTCCCTGGCGCTGGCGGCGGTCGGTATCGCGTCCGGCCTGTCGGCGCTGATCTTCGCCCAGCTCCGGCCGGGTGCCGGCGCCTCGCTGCAGGGCGGGCGCCGGGCCGCGGCGGAGCCGGACGGACAGGCGTGA
- a CDS encoding ion transporter has translation MPARLEGFLADPRLERAILVLILINAISLGLETSPTVMDAIGPALLALDRAILAVFVVELALRLVVRRLTFFRDPWSVFDLVVVAVAVLPSSGPFSILRALRILRVLRLITAVPSLKRVVGALLGALPGMGSIVLLLVLIFYVGAVMTTKMFGADHQEAFGTLGASLYTLFQIMTLDGWSSEVVRPIMASHPLSWLFFIPFILVSAFIALNLFIGVVVNAMQSEHDAVMAEAEAAARRAREDPILAELRALRAQIDALEARLGPSPH, from the coding sequence TTGCCCGCCCGCCTCGAAGGGTTCCTCGCCGATCCGCGCCTGGAGCGCGCGATCCTCGTCCTGATCCTGATCAACGCCATTTCGCTCGGCCTGGAGACCAGCCCGACCGTGATGGATGCGATCGGCCCCGCGCTTTTGGCGCTGGATCGCGCGATCCTGGCCGTTTTCGTCGTCGAACTCGCGCTGCGCCTCGTCGTGCGTCGCCTGACCTTCTTTCGCGATCCCTGGAGCGTGTTCGACCTGGTGGTCGTGGCTGTCGCGGTCCTGCCGTCTTCGGGGCCCTTCTCGATCCTGCGCGCCCTGCGCATCCTGCGCGTGCTGCGGCTGATCACGGCAGTGCCGTCGCTGAAGCGGGTGGTCGGGGCGCTGCTCGGCGCGCTGCCCGGCATGGGCTCGATCGTGCTGCTCCTGGTGCTGATCTTCTATGTCGGCGCGGTCATGACCACCAAGATGTTCGGTGCCGACCACCAGGAAGCCTTCGGCACGCTCGGCGCCTCGCTCTACACCCTGTTCCAGATCATGACGCTGGACGGCTGGTCGAGCGAGGTGGTGCGGCCGATCATGGCGAGCCATCCGCTGTCCTGGCTGTTCTTCATCCCCTTCATCCTGGTCAGCGCCTTCATCGCGCTCAATCTCTTCATCGGCGTCGTCGTCAACGCCATGCAGAGCGAACATGATGCCGTCATGGCCGAAGCCGAGGCGGCGGCGCGCCGGGCGCGCGAGGACCCGATCCTGGCCGAACTGCGCGCGCTGCGTGCCCAGATCGACGCGCTGGAGGCCCGCCTCGGTCCGTCGCCGCACTGA
- a CDS encoding capsular polysaccharide export protein, LipB/KpsS family encodes MREIVHCCRVLKIPTILVPHESVFIDEERYYVARSGANMPATDHVLAWGQMQQRIFLERGYRPDRLLVTGSPKFDIFHRYQPTLDREAYASIFALDPSLPIVLFAGQPLDSQVDSQDYALDRQSQAIEDLLDVARELDVQVIIRQPPAKRTIIDQKTRLKIETSVDFAIDGPVKFLVSPEEALYHAAAVLSVNSTMLFEAVLMGRPSISMPYFKFEQIWQKLDIARAPDKDTLRRLLAEALAKGKPMVSDQGMGWARRELAAGAFDGGAAARVCAEMVRIAALPRREAMRPGIPEELVEGHTSGAIALLSNEALPARWTPPLRRLFGFKALSLPREMRKAAGADYGMRIDQRFQTVDPYYQSVRRLLGRPELFVDHGFVASGTPKAVASLICDDRASYYDATRESRLVARLNGEMALGPAERDRVAALLPRLSVGPEPLRTSARRILVVDQALNDRAVALGGASVDSFATMLKVALEADPSAEIGVMAPAAIGSLPPAPILTPERIAEIAGSRKVTMLAAPERSGLPAGWDVVHVVTADVGLIAALGGAEVVCHGTPFYAGWGFTTDRRAVPFRRRARTAEEVFHVAWIVSSRYFDPRTGEPCALETLLPPTSAGPSAPAAATARTAVP; translated from the coding sequence ATGCGTGAAATCGTACATTGCTGCCGGGTGCTGAAAATACCGACCATTCTGGTTCCGCACGAGTCGGTCTTCATCGACGAGGAGCGCTACTACGTGGCGCGTAGCGGTGCGAATATGCCGGCAACCGACCATGTGCTCGCCTGGGGGCAGATGCAGCAGCGCATCTTTCTCGAGCGCGGCTATCGTCCGGACCGGCTTCTGGTGACCGGGTCACCGAAATTCGACATCTTCCACCGCTATCAGCCGACGCTCGATCGCGAGGCCTATGCGTCGATTTTCGCGCTCGATCCATCCCTGCCGATCGTCCTCTTCGCCGGCCAGCCGCTCGACAGTCAGGTCGACAGTCAGGACTACGCGCTCGACCGTCAGTCGCAGGCGATCGAAGACCTGCTCGACGTGGCGCGCGAACTCGACGTGCAGGTGATCATCCGCCAGCCGCCGGCGAAACGCACCATCATCGACCAGAAGACTCGTCTCAAGATCGAAACCTCGGTCGATTTTGCCATCGACGGTCCGGTCAAGTTCCTGGTGTCGCCGGAAGAAGCGCTCTACCACGCCGCGGCGGTGCTTTCGGTCAACTCGACCATGCTGTTCGAGGCCGTCCTGATGGGCCGCCCGTCCATCTCGATGCCGTATTTCAAGTTCGAGCAGATCTGGCAGAAGCTCGACATCGCGCGGGCGCCCGACAAGGACACGCTGCGACGCCTGCTCGCCGAGGCGCTGGCCAAGGGCAAGCCGATGGTCTCCGATCAGGGTATGGGCTGGGCCCGGCGCGAACTGGCGGCGGGCGCGTTCGACGGCGGCGCGGCGGCGCGCGTCTGCGCCGAAATGGTTCGGATCGCGGCTCTGCCGCGGCGCGAAGCCATGCGGCCCGGCATTCCGGAGGAACTGGTCGAAGGCCACACCAGCGGCGCGATCGCGCTCCTATCCAACGAGGCGCTCCCGGCCCGTTGGACGCCGCCGCTGCGGCGGCTGTTCGGCTTCAAGGCGCTGAGCCTGCCGAGGGAGATGCGCAAGGCGGCCGGCGCCGACTACGGCATGCGGATCGACCAGCGCTTCCAGACGGTCGATCCCTACTATCAGTCGGTGCGGCGCCTGCTCGGCCGCCCGGAACTGTTCGTCGATCACGGTTTCGTGGCCTCCGGGACGCCGAAGGCCGTCGCCTCGCTGATCTGCGACGATCGCGCCTCCTACTACGATGCCACGCGCGAATCGCGTCTGGTCGCCCGTCTCAACGGCGAGATGGCTCTCGGTCCGGCCGAGCGGGATCGGGTCGCGGCGCTGCTGCCGCGGCTGTCCGTCGGTCCCGAGCCGCTCCGGACCAGCGCGCGGCGCATCCTGGTGGTCGATCAGGCGCTGAACGATCGCGCCGTCGCCCTGGGCGGCGCCTCCGTCGACAGCTTCGCGACCATGTTGAAGGTCGCCCTGGAGGCCGACCCATCGGCTGAAATCGGCGTCATGGCGCCCGCCGCGATCGGCAGCCTGCCGCCGGCGCCGATCCTCACACCGGAACGGATCGCCGAGATCGCCGGCTCGCGCAAGGTCACCATGCTGGCGGCACCGGAGCGCTCGGGACTGCCCGCCGGCTGGGACGTGGTCCACGTGGTCACCGCCGATGTCGGCCTGATCGCGGCTCTCGGCGGCGCCGAGGTGGTCTGCCACGGCACGCCCTTCTATGCCGGCTGGGGCTTCACCACGGATCGGCGCGCGGTGCCGTTCCGGCGTCGCGCCCGGACGGCCGAAGAGGTCTTCCACGTTGCGTGGATCGTGAGCAGCCGCTATTTCGACCCGCGAACCGGGGAGCCCTGCGCGCTCGAGACCCTGTTGCCGCCCACCTCGGCCGGACCGTCGGCCCCGGCGGCGGCGACGGCTCGCACCGCTGTGCCCTGA
- the pbpC gene encoding penicillin-binding protein 1C produces the protein MMRTVFPQGDGQARSRRADRDRPAAGTDAAAPARGRLRGFAALLVGVGMVGIAAVGGALAGARAFMDGLGPLDLTAAEHRSTIVVDRDGRLLRPFVTVDGRWRLPLDPSDVDADYLKLLYAYEDDRFRQHGGVDWRAMGRAVVQFATSGRVVSGASTLTMQVARLIEPRDERNVAAKLRQIARASELERRFSKDQILAIYLRLAPEGGNIEGIRAASYAYFGKEPRRLSHAEAALLVALPQSPELRRPDRRPDLARRARDRVLDRALAKGVLTAAEVARAKAEPVPTGRQPFPVHAPHLSEQLVAERPEERVHRTTIDARLQTSLEALASARVQSLGPKVSVAIVVVDNATGEVHAHVGGADYFATERAGSVDLARAFRSPGSALKPFIYALAFENGIAHPETVLEDRPARYGAWAPENFDQSFHGTVTARRALQNSLNVPAVELLGAVGPARLIARLKSAGAEIEMPREAAPGLAVGLGGLGIRLVDAARLYTAFARGGETIPLTWRRDEPGPETQRNRFVDPVSAWYVADILKGAPPPTNGTQGLIAFKTGTSYGYRDAWAVGFDKRWTIAVWVGRPDGAPVVGLVGRLVAAPILFDAYARIGTPPETVPQPRDTLVATSTTLPPPLRHLRRDIPKTVSAATEAALAISFPPDGARIDLGLARFGPEVAGPLALKALGGVPPLVWMVNGVPVTTADSRRTAFWQPDGAGYSQVSVIDARGSTASVRVRLD, from the coding sequence ATGATGAGAACCGTGTTTCCTCAGGGCGATGGACAGGCCAGGTCTCGCCGCGCGGACCGGGACCGGCCCGCCGCGGGAACCGATGCCGCGGCTCCGGCCCGCGGCCGGCTCAGAGGCTTCGCCGCCCTGCTGGTCGGTGTCGGCATGGTCGGCATCGCGGCGGTCGGCGGCGCGCTCGCCGGTGCGCGCGCCTTCATGGACGGGCTCGGCCCGCTCGATCTCACCGCCGCCGAACACCGCTCGACCATCGTGGTCGACCGCGACGGCCGGCTGCTGCGCCCCTTCGTGACCGTCGACGGCCGCTGGCGCCTGCCCCTCGACCCCTCGGACGTCGATGCGGACTATCTGAAACTGCTCTACGCCTACGAAGACGACCGCTTCCGCCAGCATGGCGGCGTCGACTGGCGCGCCATGGGGCGGGCCGTGGTCCAGTTCGCCACGTCCGGCCGCGTCGTCTCCGGGGCCTCGACGCTGACCATGCAGGTCGCCCGGCTGATCGAGCCGCGCGACGAGCGCAACGTCGCCGCCAAGCTGCGCCAGATCGCGCGCGCGTCCGAGCTGGAGCGGCGCTTCAGCAAGGACCAGATCCTCGCGATCTATCTGCGGCTCGCGCCCGAGGGCGGCAACATCGAGGGCATCCGGGCGGCGAGCTACGCCTATTTCGGCAAGGAACCGCGCCGCCTCAGCCATGCCGAGGCCGCGCTCCTGGTCGCGCTGCCGCAGTCGCCCGAACTGCGCCGCCCCGACCGCCGCCCGGATCTCGCCCGCCGCGCCCGCGACCGGGTGCTCGACCGGGCGCTCGCCAAGGGCGTGCTGACCGCTGCGGAAGTGGCCCGGGCGAAGGCGGAGCCGGTGCCGACCGGCCGCCAGCCCTTCCCGGTGCATGCGCCGCATCTCTCCGAGCAGCTGGTCGCCGAGCGTCCCGAGGAGCGGGTCCACCGGACCACCATCGACGCGCGCCTGCAGACCAGCCTGGAGGCGCTGGCCAGTGCGCGCGTGCAGAGCCTCGGGCCGAAGGTCTCGGTGGCGATTGTGGTCGTCGACAACGCCACCGGCGAGGTCCATGCCCATGTTGGCGGCGCCGACTATTTCGCGACCGAACGGGCCGGCTCGGTCGACCTTGCCCGCGCGTTCCGTTCGCCCGGTTCGGCCCTGAAACCGTTCATCTACGCGCTCGCCTTCGAAAACGGCATCGCCCATCCGGAAACCGTGCTGGAGGACCGGCCGGCCCGCTACGGGGCCTGGGCACCGGAGAATTTCGACCAGTCCTTCCACGGCACGGTGACGGCGCGCCGGGCCCTGCAGAATTCGCTCAACGTGCCGGCGGTGGAACTGCTCGGCGCGGTCGGACCGGCGCGGTTGATCGCCCGGCTGAAATCGGCCGGTGCCGAGATCGAGATGCCGCGCGAGGCCGCGCCCGGTCTCGCCGTCGGTCTCGGCGGCCTCGGCATCCGCCTCGTCGACGCCGCGCGGCTCTACACGGCCTTCGCGCGCGGCGGCGAGACCATTCCGCTGACCTGGCGGCGCGACGAGCCCGGTCCGGAGACACAGCGCAACCGCTTCGTCGACCCGGTCTCGGCCTGGTATGTCGCCGACATCCTGAAGGGGGCGCCGCCGCCGACCAACGGGACGCAGGGTCTGATCGCCTTCAAGACGGGCACCTCCTACGGCTATCGGGATGCCTGGGCGGTCGGCTTCGACAAGCGCTGGACCATCGCGGTCTGGGTCGGCCGACCGGACGGCGCGCCGGTGGTCGGTCTGGTCGGACGCCTGGTCGCCGCGCCGATCCTGTTCGATGCCTATGCGCGCATCGGCACGCCCCCGGAAACGGTTCCGCAGCCGCGGGACACCCTCGTGGCGACCAGTACGACCCTGCCGCCGCCGCTGCGCCATCTGCGCCGGGATATCCCGAAGACCGTGTCGGCGGCCACCGAGGCGGCTCTGGCGATCTCGTTTCCGCCGGACGGCGCCCGGATCGACCTCGGCCTTGCCCGGTTCGGGCCCGAGGTCGCCGGACCGCTCGCCCTGAAGGCGCTCGGCGGCGTGCCGCCGCTGGTCTGGATGGTCAACGGCGTGCCGGTGACGACCGCTGATTCGCGCCGGACGGCCTTCTGGCAGCCGGACGGGGCGGGATACAGTCAGGTCTCCGTCATCGACGCGCGCGGGTCGACGGCCAGTGTCCGTGTTCGCCTCGACTGA